The following are from one region of the Mesorhizobium sp. B4-1-4 genome:
- a CDS encoding inorganic phosphate transporter, with protein sequence MVDIVSSEAGIPRPDHPLDQSGGAKWFLPAFGVLVLVGIIYVGYALSQDLAVAKTVPWILLGIALLIALGFEFVNGFHDTANAVATVIYTRSLPAEFAVMWSGVFNFLGVLTSSGAVAFGILSLLPVELILQVGSSSGFAMVFALLVAAILWNLGTWFLGLPASSSHTMVGSIIGVGLANQFMAPAGSATSGVDWGQATNVGTTLLVSPIIGFFAAAILLYVMKLLVRNPALYEAPKGNAPPPWWIRALLIFTCTGVSFAHGSNDGQKGMGLIMLILIGVVPTAYALNRTPDINYLEAYKSASVNVETALGKYVKPGVTVADANAAKAAVQEAVRSKTWTDQTTIALQTYIHNTTAELQPYASVEKVPTDLVSNARNDIYLIGEALKLIDKKKLLPMKDDDLKAVTDYHKAVDNATKFIPLWVKVAVALALGLGTMVGWKRIVVTVGEKIGKSHLTYGQGAAAELVAMVTIGMADRLGLPVSTTHVLSSGVAGTMAANGSGLQWSTVRNLLLAWVLTLPCSIALAFVLFIVFRQVF encoded by the coding sequence ATGGTGGACATAGTTTCTAGTGAAGCGGGCATCCCGAGGCCGGATCATCCGCTGGATCAATCGGGCGGCGCCAAGTGGTTCCTGCCTGCGTTCGGTGTGCTGGTGCTGGTTGGCATCATCTATGTCGGCTACGCGCTCAGCCAGGATCTGGCGGTGGCCAAGACCGTGCCGTGGATCCTGCTCGGCATCGCCCTGCTGATCGCGCTCGGCTTCGAATTCGTCAACGGTTTCCACGACACCGCCAATGCGGTGGCGACCGTCATCTACACGCGTTCCCTGCCGGCCGAATTCGCCGTGATGTGGTCGGGCGTTTTCAATTTCCTCGGAGTGCTCACCTCAAGCGGCGCGGTCGCCTTCGGCATCCTGTCGCTGCTCCCGGTCGAGCTTATCCTGCAGGTTGGCTCCTCCTCGGGCTTCGCCATGGTGTTCGCGCTGCTCGTCGCGGCGATCCTGTGGAACCTCGGTACCTGGTTCCTCGGCCTGCCGGCGTCGAGCTCGCACACGATGGTCGGCTCGATCATCGGCGTCGGCCTCGCCAACCAGTTCATGGCGCCAGCCGGAAGCGCCACCAGCGGCGTCGATTGGGGGCAGGCGACCAATGTCGGCACGACCTTGCTGGTGTCGCCGATTATCGGCTTCTTCGCCGCCGCCATCCTGCTCTATGTGATGAAATTGCTGGTGCGCAACCCGGCTCTTTATGAAGCGCCGAAGGGCAATGCCCCGCCGCCCTGGTGGATCCGCGCCTTGCTGATCTTCACCTGCACCGGCGTCAGCTTCGCGCACGGCTCCAATGACGGACAGAAAGGCATGGGCCTGATCATGCTCATCCTGATCGGCGTCGTGCCGACCGCCTACGCGCTCAACCGCACGCCCGACATCAACTATCTCGAGGCCTACAAGTCGGCTTCCGTCAACGTCGAGACGGCGCTGGGCAAATATGTCAAGCCCGGCGTCACCGTTGCCGATGCCAATGCTGCAAAGGCTGCCGTGCAGGAAGCCGTGCGCAGCAAGACGTGGACCGATCAGACGACCATTGCTCTGCAGACCTATATTCACAACACCACCGCCGAGCTGCAGCCCTATGCTTCGGTCGAAAAGGTGCCGACCGATCTGGTCAGCAACGCGCGCAACGACATCTACCTGATCGGTGAAGCGCTGAAGCTGATCGACAAGAAGAAGCTGCTGCCGATGAAGGACGACGACCTGAAGGCAGTCACCGACTACCACAAGGCCGTCGACAATGCGACGAAGTTCATCCCGCTCTGGGTGAAGGTGGCTGTCGCGCTGGCTCTCGGACTCGGCACGATGGTCGGCTGGAAGCGCATCGTCGTCACCGTCGGCGAAAAGATCGGCAAGAGCCACCTGACCTACGGCCAGGGCGCGGCGGCCGAACTCGTTGCAATGGTGACCATCGGCATGGCCGACCGTCTCGGACTGCCGGTATCGACCACCCACGTTCTGTCGTCGGGCGTCGCCGGTACGATGGCGGCCAACGGCTCCGGCCTGCAGTGGTCCACGGTGCGCAACCTGCTGCTCGCCTGGGTGCTGACGCTGCCGTGCTCGATCGCGCTCGCCTTCGTGCTGTTCATCGTCTTCCGCCAGGTGTTCTGA
- a CDS encoding SDR family oxidoreductase: MAAEGRGGTVLITGAGRGLGHELALQYAHHGWRVIACGRTHPAQGCAGRIEFQPLDVADPASICDLATRLAGRPVDVLVNNAAIRSEIPGLHSFAPDEFLKVMRTNTLGPLLLARALRPNLVAGRMRVIANIGSRAGSMAEGLLDDYDDDYAYRCSKSALNMVCAQLAQDLRVDGITVLSLHPGWVKTDMGGDQAVLAVEDSARGLRTIIDSATPGDSGSFQTFDGVPIGW; the protein is encoded by the coding sequence TTGGCTGCGGAAGGGCGTGGCGGCACGGTCCTCATAACTGGCGCCGGGCGCGGGCTCGGCCACGAGCTGGCGTTGCAATACGCCCACCATGGCTGGCGTGTGATCGCTTGCGGGCGCACGCATCCGGCTCAAGGTTGCGCGGGTCGAATCGAGTTCCAGCCGCTCGATGTCGCCGATCCCGCTTCCATTTGCGACCTTGCCACGCGGCTCGCCGGCAGGCCCGTGGATGTGCTTGTCAACAACGCCGCCATCCGCAGCGAAATCCCTGGCCTGCACAGCTTTGCCCCGGATGAATTCCTGAAGGTCATGCGGACGAACACGCTCGGTCCGTTGTTGCTGGCGAGGGCGCTGCGCCCGAACCTGGTTGCGGGGCGCATGCGCGTCATCGCCAATATCGGCAGTCGGGCCGGCTCGATGGCTGAAGGGCTACTCGATGACTATGACGACGACTATGCCTACCGCTGCTCGAAGTCAGCGCTCAACATGGTCTGCGCTCAGTTGGCGCAGGATTTGCGCGTCGACGGGATAACGGTGTTGTCGCTCCATCCAGGTTGGGTAAAGACGGATATGGGAGGCGATCAGGCGGTTCTGGCGGTCGAGGACAGTGCGCGGGGCCTGCGCACCATCATCGATAGTGCGACGCCTGGAGACAGCGGCTCCTTCCAGACGTTCGACGGCGTCCCTATCGGGTGGTAG
- a CDS encoding GH1 family beta-glucosidase, whose translation MTSSIDNARRTLEARAAGLVFPQGFVFGAATAAYQIEGAHDADGKGESMWDRFCRVPGVIVGGSSGDVACDHYHRWKEDIGVLKALGLGAYRFSFAWTRLLPEGRGDANAKGIAFYDRLVDDLLEAGVEPYATLYHWDLPQALQDRGGWYSRETATAFADYAGLAARSFGDRVKKWTTLNEPWTFCWSGHATGEDAPGLRDGVKGGVTASHHALLGHGLAVPVIRAEVADASIGIVFDLNVAEAATDDPRDLAATRRFDGAQNRWFLDAVFKGTYPQDMLELYGDLLPPIDARDNQIIAAPVDYLGINIYRRSVIAAGDELAPLSYRRVQPEGIYSAVDYEIWPRCMYDILRYVNDRYAPQAIYISENGVATTPEQVGDDGRVWDDLRAAYYVDHLEQVAKAAVEGVPVRGYFAWTLTDNFEWAYGYTTPFGITHVDFATQQRQIKYSGEVYAMIARQETVPVAKSA comes from the coding sequence ATGACATCAAGCATCGATAACGCACGCCGGACCCTCGAAGCCCGCGCCGCCGGACTGGTCTTTCCGCAAGGCTTCGTGTTCGGCGCCGCGACCGCAGCCTATCAGATCGAGGGTGCGCATGACGCGGACGGCAAGGGCGAAAGCATGTGGGACCGGTTCTGCCGGGTTCCCGGCGTGATCGTGGGTGGCTCGAGCGGTGACGTCGCCTGCGATCACTATCATCGCTGGAAGGAAGATATCGGTGTGCTCAAGGCGCTCGGCCTTGGCGCCTATCGCTTTTCCTTCGCCTGGACGCGGCTTCTTCCCGAAGGTCGAGGCGACGCCAACGCCAAGGGTATCGCTTTCTACGACCGGCTGGTCGACGATCTGCTTGAAGCCGGCGTCGAGCCCTATGCAACGCTCTACCACTGGGACCTTCCGCAGGCATTGCAAGACCGTGGCGGCTGGTACAGTCGCGAAACCGCCACCGCCTTTGCCGATTATGCCGGGCTTGCCGCCCGCAGCTTCGGCGATCGCGTCAAGAAATGGACGACCCTCAACGAGCCCTGGACCTTCTGCTGGTCGGGACATGCAACCGGTGAGGATGCGCCGGGATTGCGCGATGGTGTGAAAGGCGGCGTGACCGCCAGTCATCACGCATTGCTGGGGCATGGCCTGGCTGTTCCAGTCATCCGGGCCGAAGTGGCGGATGCGTCAATCGGCATCGTCTTCGATCTCAACGTCGCGGAGGCCGCTACCGATGATCCGCGCGATCTCGCGGCGACACGGCGCTTCGATGGCGCCCAGAACCGCTGGTTTCTCGATGCCGTCTTCAAGGGCACATACCCACAAGACATGCTGGAGCTCTACGGCGATCTGCTGCCGCCGATCGATGCGCGGGATAATCAGATCATCGCCGCGCCGGTGGATTATTTGGGCATCAACATCTACCGTCGCTCGGTGATCGCGGCGGGTGACGAACTCGCGCCGCTAAGCTATCGACGGGTGCAACCGGAAGGCATCTATTCGGCGGTCGACTACGAGATATGGCCGCGCTGCATGTACGACATCCTGCGTTATGTGAACGACCGCTATGCGCCGCAGGCAATCTACATTTCCGAGAACGGCGTCGCCACGACGCCGGAACAGGTTGGCGACGACGGGCGTGTCTGGGACGATCTGCGCGCCGCCTATTATGTCGATCATCTCGAGCAAGTGGCCAAGGCGGCGGTCGAGGGCGTGCCGGTGCGGGGTTATTTCGCCTGGACACTGACCGACAATTTCGAATGGGCCTATGGCTATACGACGCCCTTCGGCATCACCCATGTCGATTTCGCCACGCAGCAACGCCAGATCAAATATTCCGGCGAGGTCTACGCCATGATTGCCCGGCAGGAAACCGTGCCGGTTGCCAAGAGCGCCTGA
- a CDS encoding amino acid ABC transporter permease, producing MQFLMRLRPSNLIIVAALPFIVYLFASSINYQRSLRAILGVENGSSVFVPGFLALAVAFFAGLAVVGFSRASSRSPRLAIVAAGVNLAAAMVLATTGVAYPFVASVVANAVDPFTSNLVVQGLTPRRLTDAADLMVRGQAALLLRAYFGLTIVILGAFFIAARNGTGNATHGCARFALAAVNGAGLAFILLFAHIAFAAGVATTIRAAVAAYMLAAMMGLLWVGLLKLKYSWRADLTCIAATILMICAAAWFLLQPRDSYVLVGSLAGKVAVTAGTPSGILGPVRYGQFPGGPDRDVPLRTFRGAPEALDAIGKAPDISAALVPAATAPGALPVLWQAEALNDRDKAFGITLAVLAIVLGLLTFGGHIHRRHPLSIGSEFIVDTIRGIPMLVIVLYVGLPLAGALKDATQGVVDPPNLVRGIAAMALAYSAYLAEIFRSGINAIPAGRIEAAHSLGLNGWRTARLVVLPQAFRIIIPPLGNELIAILKDTSLLSILSIRDIAQRMREFQSASFLPFAPYNSAAIFYIFLTLAAASLVSTIERKYDIKHR from the coding sequence ATGCAGTTTCTGATGCGCCTGCGGCCCAGCAATCTGATCATCGTCGCGGCTTTGCCGTTCATCGTCTATCTCTTCGCTTCGTCGATTAACTATCAGCGCTCGCTTCGCGCCATCCTGGGCGTGGAGAACGGCTCGTCGGTCTTCGTGCCTGGCTTTCTGGCGCTGGCTGTCGCCTTTTTCGCCGGCCTTGCCGTGGTCGGGTTCTCGCGTGCTTCGTCCAGGTCACCGCGTCTCGCGATCGTCGCGGCCGGGGTCAACCTTGCCGCCGCGATGGTGCTTGCGACAACCGGCGTGGCCTATCCCTTCGTGGCATCGGTCGTGGCGAACGCCGTCGATCCGTTCACCTCCAATCTGGTGGTTCAGGGCCTTACGCCGCGGCGATTGACGGATGCCGCCGACCTCATGGTGCGCGGCCAGGCCGCACTCCTGTTGCGAGCCTATTTCGGCCTGACGATCGTGATCCTCGGTGCATTCTTCATCGCCGCCCGCAATGGCACAGGCAACGCGACGCACGGTTGTGCCCGCTTCGCACTTGCGGCGGTGAACGGCGCCGGGTTGGCTTTCATCCTGCTTTTCGCGCATATCGCATTCGCGGCGGGTGTCGCCACGACGATCCGGGCGGCCGTCGCCGCCTATATGCTGGCGGCAATGATGGGGTTGCTCTGGGTCGGGCTCCTCAAGCTCAAATACAGCTGGCGGGCGGACCTAACCTGCATCGCGGCAACCATCCTCATGATCTGCGCTGCCGCGTGGTTCCTGCTCCAGCCGCGCGACAGCTATGTGCTTGTGGGGTCTCTCGCCGGGAAGGTCGCTGTCACGGCCGGTACCCCGTCCGGGATACTTGGTCCCGTCCGCTACGGGCAATTTCCCGGAGGTCCCGACCGCGACGTGCCGCTGCGCACCTTTCGTGGCGCGCCGGAAGCGCTCGACGCAATCGGCAAGGCTCCCGATATCAGCGCGGCACTTGTCCCCGCCGCAACGGCGCCGGGCGCATTGCCCGTGCTGTGGCAAGCGGAGGCGTTGAACGATCGCGACAAGGCGTTCGGCATTACGCTCGCGGTGCTGGCGATCGTGCTTGGGCTGCTGACCTTCGGCGGTCATATCCACCGCAGGCACCCGCTCTCCATCGGCTCGGAATTCATCGTCGACACGATCCGTGGCATCCCGATGCTGGTTATCGTTCTCTATGTCGGCCTGCCGCTCGCCGGCGCGCTCAAGGACGCGACGCAGGGCGTGGTCGATCCGCCGAACCTGGTGCGCGGCATTGCCGCCATGGCGCTGGCCTATTCGGCCTATCTCGCCGAAATATTTCGTTCCGGCATCAATGCAATCCCTGCGGGCCGGATCGAGGCAGCGCACAGTCTCGGCCTCAATGGCTGGCGTACCGCCCGGCTGGTTGTGTTGCCGCAAGCCTTCCGCATCATCATTCCGCCGCTCGGCAACGAACTGATCGCCATCCTCAAGGACACGTCCCTGCTCTCGATCCTGTCGATCCGTGACATTGCGCAGCGTATGCGGGAATTCCAGTCGGCAAGTTTCCTGCCGTTCGCGCCCTACAACTCAGCCGCCATCTTCTACATTTTCCTGACGTTGGCGGCGGCAAGCCTCGTCAGCACCATCGAGAGAAAATATGACATCAAGCATCGATAA
- a CDS encoding transporter substrate-binding domain-containing protein, producing MKKILIGLAVALLAAGTAGAADLGGKVLKVGSDTTSPPMESVDAASGQIVGFDVDVIKAVCGKINCKAEFVTTGWDGIFAALDQGSFDLVASGVSITDERKKAMDFSDPYIINSQAVLMRVEDEGLSLDDFKAKGKKLSAQANTTDSQVAESIVGKDNVVAYDSFAASVIALKNKDVDGVVINGANAAAYEKEFAGELVVPIRNLQSDPLGLVFRKGDENVAAFNEGLKAIKADGSLDALIAKYWGVK from the coding sequence ATGAAGAAGATTCTGATCGGACTTGCGGTGGCGCTATTGGCGGCCGGCACTGCCGGCGCCGCCGACCTCGGAGGCAAGGTCCTGAAGGTGGGTTCCGACACCACCTCGCCGCCGATGGAAAGCGTCGACGCGGCGAGCGGCCAGATCGTCGGTTTCGACGTCGATGTGATCAAGGCGGTCTGCGGCAAGATCAACTGCAAGGCTGAATTCGTCACCACCGGCTGGGATGGTATCTTCGCCGCTCTCGACCAGGGAAGTTTCGACCTGGTCGCTTCCGGCGTATCCATCACCGACGAACGCAAGAAGGCGATGGATTTCTCGGACCCCTACATCATCAACAGTCAGGCCGTCCTCATGCGCGTTGAAGACGAGGGCCTGTCGCTCGACGACTTCAAGGCGAAAGGCAAGAAGCTCTCGGCGCAAGCCAACACTACCGACTCACAGGTCGCCGAAAGCATTGTCGGCAAGGACAATGTGGTCGCGTATGACAGTTTCGCGGCCTCCGTCATAGCGCTGAAGAACAAGGACGTGGACGGCGTCGTGATCAATGGCGCCAATGCCGCCGCGTATGAAAAGGAATTCGCGGGCGAACTGGTGGTGCCGATCAGGAATCTCCAATCCGATCCCCTGGGGCTGGTCTTCCGCAAGGGTGACGAGAATGTCGCCGCCTTCAACGAAGGGCTGAAGGCCATCAAGGCCGATGGCAGCCTCGACGCGCTGATCGCCAAATACTGGGGCGTGAAATAG
- a CDS encoding LacI family DNA-binding transcriptional regulator — protein sequence MAASKKSEHRELSPTIKTLAAHTGFSIATVSKALRGSPVVAQQTRDAIVAAARNLGYQANIRGMALRTGKTYRAAVLMPITSAAGYEWDGVEYTQILSGISQALENSDYQLSVHGFRDFGDAFDTARRIVDQSAADGLIFSGVQADDPRIDLLVESDFPFVSLGRCRKPLTYAHVDVDNEWAAFTATARLIAGGHRRIALINADRRLSYALDRIDGFSRAFDEAGLATSMDLVADGDLSTRFGRDSALRLLGLPSPPTALVCINESTTLGVLSALGSLDRRVGVDVDVIAYDDINVSAYFTPPITTFYQPIELLGRKLGEFLLRRMAGEDPARLTMVSRPELIGRQPDNLGGRNRR from the coding sequence ATGGCAGCGAGCAAAAAATCTGAACACCGGGAACTTTCGCCGACGATCAAGACGTTGGCGGCCCATACGGGTTTTTCGATCGCCACCGTCTCGAAGGCTCTGCGCGGTTCCCCCGTGGTCGCCCAGCAGACCAGGGACGCCATCGTCGCCGCCGCGCGAAATCTGGGCTATCAGGCGAACATCCGAGGCATGGCGCTGAGGACCGGCAAGACCTATCGGGCGGCGGTGCTGATGCCGATAACGTCCGCTGCCGGCTATGAGTGGGACGGCGTTGAATACACACAGATCCTGAGCGGCATAAGCCAGGCGCTGGAAAACAGCGATTATCAGCTCTCCGTTCACGGTTTCCGGGATTTCGGCGACGCCTTCGACACAGCCCGTCGCATCGTCGACCAGAGCGCGGCCGACGGCCTGATCTTTTCCGGCGTGCAGGCCGACGATCCGCGTATCGACCTGCTGGTCGAAAGCGATTTTCCGTTCGTGTCGCTCGGCCGATGCCGCAAGCCGCTCACCTATGCCCATGTCGATGTCGACAATGAATGGGCGGCATTCACCGCCACGGCCCGGCTGATAGCGGGCGGACATCGGCGGATAGCGCTGATCAACGCGGATCGCCGTCTTTCCTATGCCCTGGACAGGATTGACGGCTTTTCGCGCGCCTTCGACGAGGCAGGGCTTGCCACATCGATGGACCTTGTGGCCGACGGCGATCTGTCCACCCGCTTCGGCCGTGACAGCGCGCTCAGACTTCTTGGCTTGCCCAGCCCGCCCACCGCCCTGGTGTGCATCAACGAATCCACCACCCTGGGCGTCCTGTCGGCGCTGGGCAGCCTCGACCGGCGCGTCGGGGTGGATGTCGACGTCATCGCCTATGACGATATCAACGTCAGCGCGTACTTCACCCCGCCGATCACGACATTCTACCAACCAATCGAACTCCTCGGCCGCAAGCTCGGGGAGTTTCTGCTGCGACGCATGGCGGGCGAGGATCCGGCAAGGCTCACCATGGTCTCGAGACCCGAGCTCATCGGCCGGCAGCCGGACAATCTCGGCGGGCGAAACCGCCGCTAA
- a CDS encoding amino acid ABC transporter substrate-binding protein translates to MRHALITALALIAATLAAPAKADTFDIVKQRGSILCGVSQGVAGFSAPDDQGKWSGFDIDFCRAVSAAVFGDPDKVSYVPLSTKERFTALQAGTVDILSRQSTWTLSRDTGMGIHFVGAVYYDGQGFMVRKDLGVDSALKLSGATVCAEQGTTTEQNVADYFTANKIKYEAVVIDSADSIIKAFDSGRCDVYTTDASALYAQRLKLTDPAAFTVLPQIISKEPLGPAVRKGDDKWFDVVRWTLFSLIEAEEDGITQANAEASLKSQNPTIRRFLGVEGDNGKQIGLEPAFAYNIVAKVGNYGEIFERNLGQSSQLKIARGINALWNAGGLMYAPPAR, encoded by the coding sequence ATGAGACATGCATTGATTACCGCGCTCGCGCTCATAGCGGCCACGCTGGCCGCTCCGGCGAAGGCGGACACATTCGACATCGTCAAGCAGAGGGGCTCGATCCTGTGCGGCGTCAGCCAGGGGGTGGCGGGCTTCTCAGCACCCGACGACCAGGGAAAATGGAGCGGCTTCGACATCGATTTCTGCCGCGCGGTTTCAGCCGCCGTTTTCGGCGACCCCGACAAGGTCAGCTACGTGCCGCTGTCCACCAAGGAGCGCTTCACGGCGCTGCAAGCCGGCACCGTCGATATTCTGTCGCGGCAGTCGACCTGGACCTTGTCGCGCGACACGGGCATGGGCATCCATTTCGTCGGCGCCGTCTATTATGACGGCCAGGGCTTCATGGTGCGCAAGGATCTCGGCGTGGACAGCGCGCTGAAGCTCTCTGGCGCAACGGTGTGTGCGGAACAAGGCACCACCACCGAGCAGAACGTCGCCGACTACTTCACCGCCAACAAGATCAAGTACGAGGCGGTCGTCATCGATTCCGCCGACAGCATCATCAAGGCGTTCGACAGCGGCCGCTGCGATGTCTACACCACGGACGCTTCGGCGCTTTATGCGCAGCGCCTGAAGCTGACCGATCCCGCGGCTTTCACGGTGCTGCCGCAGATCATCTCGAAGGAGCCGCTGGGTCCGGCCGTGCGCAAGGGCGACGACAAGTGGTTCGATGTCGTGCGCTGGACGCTGTTCTCGCTGATCGAGGCGGAAGAGGACGGCATCACGCAAGCCAATGCGGAAGCCTCGCTGAAGTCGCAAAACCCGACGATCCGCCGGTTCCTCGGTGTCGAGGGCGACAACGGCAAGCAGATCGGGCTCGAGCCGGCCTTCGCCTACAACATCGTCGCCAAGGTCGGCAATTATGGCGAGATCTTCGAACGCAACCTCGGCCAGTCGAGCCAGCTGAAGATCGCGCGCGGCATCAACGCGCTGTGGAATGCCGGCGGCCTGATGTATGCGCCGCCCGCGCGCTAA